Proteins found in one Plectropomus leopardus isolate mb chromosome 9, YSFRI_Pleo_2.0, whole genome shotgun sequence genomic segment:
- the ccng1 gene encoding cyclin-G1: MMIDTVTGPGAQLFAAQLKALTDLEGRYQPKLSGLRLIESSQDNGLRMTTRLRELEVKDLLSLTRFFGFSSETFSLAISLLDRFLSVMKIQPKHLSCVGLCCFYIAVKSAEEEKNVPLANELIRISQNRFTVSDMMRMEKIIMEKLYWKVKAPTALRFLRLFHSHIQEQLDAESKKILSLERLEAQLKACHCSFVFSKIKPSLLAMALLCYEAQEQHDPEYTEKIQEALKSLQQQLNIRDGDLICVRELVGKCLAEYATTRCFKPNGQRLRWTISGRTARQLKHSYYKITHLPTIPESAC, from the exons ATGATCGACACAGTGACCGGACCTGGAGCACAGCTCTTTGCAGCTCAGCTGAAGGCCCTGACAGATCTGGAGGGCCGATACCAACCAAAGCTTAGTGGATTGAGACTCATTGAGAGCTCGCAGGACAATGGCCTCAGGATGACCACCAGACTGAGGGAGCTGGAGGTGAAGGACCTGCTCTCTCTGACCAGGTTCTTTGGTTTCAGCTCAGAGACCTTTTCATTGGCCATCAGCTTGTTGGATCGTTTTCTTTCTGTAATGAAG ATTCAACCAAAGCACCTGTCCTGCGTGGGTCTTTGCTGCTTCTACATTGCTGTGAAGTCCGCAGAAGAGGAGAAGAACGTGCCTCTAGCAAACGAACTGATCCGCATCAGTCAGAATCGCTTTACAGTGTCTGACATGATGAGGATGGAGAAGATCATCATGGAGAAGCTCTACTGGAAGGTGAAGGCCCCCACAGCCCTCCGCTTTCTCCGCCTCTTTCACAGCCACATCCAGGAGCAGCTCGACGCTGAGAG caaGAAGATACTGAGCCTTGAGAGACTGGAGGCTCAGCTGAAAGCCTGTCACTGCTCATTTGTCTTCTCCAAAATAAAG cCGTCTTTGCTCGCCATGGCTCTCCTGTGTTATGAGGCCCAGGAACAACATGATCCTGAgtacactgaaaaaatacaagagGCTCTGAaaagtctgcagcagcagctgaat ATCAGAGATGGGGACCTGATTTGTGTGCGGGAGTTGGTTGGAAAATGCCTGGCTGAATATGCCACCACCAGGTGCTTTAAGCCTAACGGCCAGAGGCTGCGCTGGACTATTTCGGGAAGAACTGCGCGTCAGCTGAAGCACAGCTACTACAAGATCACTCATCTTCCCACCATTCCTGAGTCAGCCTGTTAA
- the nudcd2 gene encoding nudC domain-containing protein 2, with the protein MSVHFEERSGVVPCKTPWGCWYQTMEEVFIEVNVPHGTSAKEVKCRLGSRDIELHVKGKEVFKGKLFDTTMSDEATWTLEDKCLIRIILMKTNREAGNCWSSLLEGDYCANAWVQDQMQRKLTLERFQRENPGFDFSGAEISGNFAGGGPDFSSLQK; encoded by the exons ATGTCGGTGCACTTCGAGGAGAGGAGCGGGGTGGTCCCCTGCAAGACACCCTGGGGCTGCTGGTACCAGACCATGGAGGAGGTTTTCATCGAAGTCAATGTGCCTCATGGGACGTCTGCTAAAGAAGTGAAGTGTCGGTTGGGATCCCGAGACATCGAGCTGCATGTGAAAGGGAAGGAAGTGTTCAAG GGAAAGCTGTTTGACACAACTATGTCTGATGAGGCCACATGGACACTGG AGGACAAATGTCTCATCCGGATCATTCTGATGAAGACTAACAGAGAGGCAGGGAACTGCTGGTCCTCCCTTCTGGAGGGGGACTACTGTGCGAACGCCTGGGTCCAGGACCAGATGCAGAGGAAGCTCACACTGGAGAGATTCCAGCGGGAG AATCCTGGATTTGACTTCAGCGGTGCAGAGATATCTGGGAATTTTGCTGGCGGTGGTCCGGACTTTTCAAGTTTACAGAAGTGA